One segment of Panicum virgatum strain AP13 chromosome 1K, P.virgatum_v5, whole genome shotgun sequence DNA contains the following:
- the LOC120697996 gene encoding probable lactoylglutathione lyase, chloroplastic encodes MMRALPATAGGRGAVACATAPVPRRSLLLSAAAGAALNAEQLPLRLPRGAAGAAAKIRASAATFSSTDDALAWAKKDNRRRLHVVYRVGYLDKTIKFYTECLGMKMLRKRDIPEEKYTNAFLGYRPEDSHFVVELTYNYGVDKYDIGEGFGHFGIGVDDVRLQIELVRAKGGKVTKEPGPIKGSKTVIAFVEDPDGYKFKILERPGTPEPLCQVMLRVSDLDRAISFYEKACGMELLRKRDNPEYKYTVAMMGYGPEEKNAVLELTYNYGVSEYTKGNAYAQIAIGTDDVYKTAEAVNLFGGQVVREPGPLPGISTKITSIVDPDGWKSVFVDNTDFAKELE; translated from the exons ATGATGAGGGCTCTCCCGGCGACGGCCGGGGGCCGCGGGGCGGTGGCCTGCGCTACCGCACCCGTCCCCCGGAGGTCCCTGCttctctccgccgccgcag GTGCGGCGCTGAACGCGGAGCAGCTGCCGCTGCGGCTGCCCaggggcgcggccggcgcggcggcgaagatCCGGGCCTCGGCGGCCACCTTCAGCAGCACGGACGACGCCCTGGCGTGGGCCAAGAAGgacaaccgccgccgcctccacgtcgTCTACCGCGTCGGCTACCTCGACAAGACAATCAA GTTCTACACCGAGTGCCTGGGGATGAAGATGCTGAGGAAGAGGGACATCCCCGAGGAGAAGTACACCAACGCGTTCCTCGGCTACAGGCCTGAGGACTCGCACTTTGTCGTCGAGCTCACTTACA ACTACGGGGTCGACAAGTACGACATTGGCGAAGGTTTCGGCCATTTCGGTATTGGAGTTGACGATGTAAGGCTCCAGAT TGAGCTCGTGAGAGCAAAGGGTGGCAAGGTGACCAAGGAGCCCGGGCCGATCAAGGGCAGCAAGACCGTGATCGCGTTCGTCGAGGACCCTGACGGTTACAAGTTTAAGATCCTTGAGAGGCCGGGTACCCCGGAGCCCCTGTGCCAGGTCATGCTCCGCGTCAGCGATCTCGACCGCGCCATAAGCTTCTACGAGAAG GCTTGTGGCATGGAGCTGTTACGGAAGAGAGATAACCCTGAATACAAG TATACGGTGGCCATGATGGGGTACGGCCCTGAAGAGAAGAATGCAGTCCTTGAGCTGACCTACAACTACGGCGTCTCCGAGTACACCAAGGGGAACGCGTATGCCCAG ATCGCCATCGGCACCGACGATGTCTACAAGACGGCCGAGGCGGTGAACCTGTTCGGGGGGCAGGTGGTGAGGGAGCCGGGGCCACTGCCGGGGATCAGCACGAAGATCACGTCCATCGTGGACCCTGATGGCTGGAAATCG GTGTTTGTCGATAACACTGACTTCGCCAAGGAGCTGGAGTAG
- the LOC120698004 gene encoding uncharacterized protein LOC120698004 isoform X2 has translation MFSRNNRLDYQVFFHTRGAFTSLGWKGLVIILSLSNVLNYLFVILKHLNASPKFGYRRDVVLKRLNILNIGMVILTAALGRLLSPGALKLLGNTRLRRSMSLCSPLVAILLLAPSIQLSSEATFRSTMAKWTVFIVLFLAVLLLTISRLHFRRITQLVDRALGRKQVFWRRLIMNLCMLIALAMVVFMHDDPLYSALILVYAIYATLAVSFGNLQIPAAALRVVLALVRLIPHNYYGDDDSIGDKTNLAASLNIFYGMVLGQGILYLVACTLDIFTFIPRRSLARHGGFKGQLGMESINLYHGYVLEKCMERDALAPKKMSLSSFAMDSLNSDSPRMQLHGIRLMHNLLQTEPAKTKLLAKLTTSANTSARLINMLDWTRPRSASIRLFAAKVTAELAKGLRVVTTPGLIQNVSALLDCGNKVREGRNPLMDTDDEQEAMHDPVLNVSDSHEERCISVPDSGNLLETQDRSIQRVGTSGQSSEEPLAETDQDLLPALGMSILYNLAGCDQSNCEEIIRSTGLIPKIIGFTSYCRSDTAYTDTQGKVLVTSSLQLLHRLTSIKGEIGITLRHKVSKHAFVLRNLAKILEDCRSSQESRKLVAGILRNLAVDGNARQEIGCIQVIITRLMQEFLSLGRPSVTHADHVLRKVAGQALAMLAMESAHNSSVILNETGHVFIKELTTMIHDDRYRSVAASLLRSLCLHARPDLNESDLQAISYSVREVLERIMNAEGPELEILIGLSSEICKVIPEDFARELEHGYIKDRFVKRLVDALNANMEPSAHYPGIRRVILHQAINMIEHDPCYARCFSNCRMAEAVSTVEETASKAENYSIFLRDVGLMEHREPLTSLVVRIKQLLAVRPTQQPSST, from the exons ATGTTCAGCCGTAACAATAGACTAGATTACCAAGTATTCTTCCATACTAGAGGTGCTTTTACATCTCTTGGCTGGAAGGGGCTGGTCATCATCTTAAGCCTTTCCAATGTTCTGAATTACCTGTTCGTGATCTTGAAACATCTGAATGCTTCTCCAAAGTTCGGATATCGAAGAGATGTGGTTTTGAAACGACTGAATATTCTTAATATTGGCATGGTAATACTAACAGCTGCACTTGGGCGGCTTCTGTCTCCAGGAGCTCTGAAGTTACTAGGGAACACTCGGCTACGCCGTTCCATGTCGCTGTGTAGCCCCTTAGTTGCAATTCTTTTGCTGGCTCCCTCTATACAGTTGAGTTCTGAGGCCACTTTCAGAAGCACAATGGCCAAGTGGACAGTGTTCATTGTATTATTTTTAGCAGTGCTTCTCCTTACAATCAGCCGCCTACATTTCCGAAGAATCACCCAACTCGTTGATCGTGCTCTAGGAAGAAAACAAGTGTTTTGGCGCCGACTGATTATGAACTTGTGCATGCTTATTGCCCTAGCGATGGTGGTGTTCATGCATGATGATCCATTATATTCAGCTCTCATTCTGGTATATGCGATATATGCTACACTTGCTGTGTCATTTGGCAACTTGCAGATTCCGGCTGCAGCCTTACGTGTTGTGCTCGCACTAGTGCGTCTCATACCACACAACTACTATGGTGATGATGACAGCATCGGGGACAAGACAAACCTCGCGGCTTCTCTGAATATCTTCTATGGGATGGTCCTCGGCCAAGGGATACTTTACCTTGTGGCCTGCACGCTCGACATCTTCACATTCATCCCCCGGAGATCCCTCGCCCGTCACGGTGGATTCAAAGGTCAGCTGGGAATGGAATCTATCAATCTGTACCACGGGTATGTTCTGGAGAAATGCATGGAAAGGGATGCTCTTGCTCCAAAGAAGATGAGCCTCAGCAGCTTTGCCATGGATTCCCTGAACTCAGACTCACCCAGGATGCAGCTCCATGGGATCAGGTTAATGCACAACCTTCTGCAGACAGAGCCTGCTAAGACAAAGCTCCTCGCAAAGCTCACCACCTCTGCAAACACATCAGCTAGATTAATCAACATGCTGGACTGGACGCGTCCAAGGAGCGCTAGTATCAGATTGTTCGCCGCCAAGGTGACCGCCGAGCTTGCAAAGGGCCTCCGAGTGGTCACTACCCCTGGGTTAATTCAGAATGTATCTGCACTTCTTGATTGCGGTAACAAAGTGAGAGAAGGACGAAACCCACTTATGGACACAGATGATGAACAAGAGGCAATGCATGATCCAGTTCTGAATGTCTCTGACAGCCACGAGGAAAGGTGTATTTCAGTTCCAGACAGTGGTAACCTATTGGAAACACAAGATCGCTCAATCCAGCGAGTTGGCACCTCCGGACAGAGCTCTGAGGAGCCACTAGCAGAGACCGACCAGGATCTGCTCCCTGCTCTGGGAATGTCAATTCTTTACAATCTGGCTGGTTGTGATCAGAGCAACTGTGAGGAGATAATCAGATCAACCGGACTCATTCCAAAGATCATAGGATTCACAAGCTACTGTAGAAGCGACACGGCGTATACTGACACTCAAGGGAAGGTCCTTGTGACTTCATCACTACAGTTGTTGCACAGGCTCACAAGCATCAAGGGAGAAATCGGCATTACACTGCGGCACAAGGTATCGAAGCATGCCTTCGTCCTAAGAAACCTAGCAAAGATCCTCGAAGATTGCAGGAGCAGCCAAGAATCGAGGAAATTGGTGGCTGGAATCCTCAGAAACCTTGCTGTAGACGGGAACGCAAGGCAAGAGATTGGGTGCATCCAAGTGATCATTACGAGGCTGATGCAGGAATTTCTCAGCCTAGGCCGACCCTCAGTTACACATGCTGATCACGTGCTGCGAAAGGTCGCCGGGCAAGCgctggcaatgttggcaatggAGAGTGCGCATAACTCCTCGGTTATATTAAACGAAACAGGGCATGTGTTCATCAAGGAACTCACAACTATGATCCATGATGATAGGTATAGAAGTGTTGCTGCTAGTCTATTGCGGAGTTTGTGCTTACATGCTCGGCCTGACCTTAATGAGTCGGATCTGCAGGCAATATCTTACTCTGTTCGAGAG GTGCTGGAAAGAATAATGAATGCAGAGGGGCCGGAGCTAGAGATCCTTATCGGCCTTAGTTCAGAGATATGTAAAGTCATTCCTGAAGACTTTGCCCGAGAACTGGAGCATGGCTATATTAAGGACAGATTCGTCAAGAGGCTCGTCGATGCGCTGAATGCAAACATGGAACCCAGTGCTCACTACCCGGGGATCAGGAGGGTGATCCTCCATCAAGCCATAAACATGATAGAACACGATCCCTGTTATGCGAGATGTTTCAGCAATTGTCGCATGGCGGAGGCGGTGTCCACGGTGGAAGAGACGGCCTCAAAGGCTGAGAACTACTCCATCTTCCTGCGAGATGTTGGACTCATGGAGCACAGGGAGCCTCTCACGTCTCTCGTTGTGAGGATTAAGCAGCTGCTCGCCGTCCGTCCGACTCAGCAGCCATCAAGTACGTAG
- the LOC120698004 gene encoding uncharacterized protein LOC120698004 isoform X1 has protein sequence MAQRSGVEAPARRSGGKAAAAAPPEKALNCCVRSVALVERAGNALGTLAFTWATVVLLGGYPTVLRPTDDFWFATTVVFLEAARMFSRNNRLDYQVFFHTRGAFTSLGWKGLVIILSLSNVLNYLFVILKHLNASPKFGYRRDVVLKRLNILNIGMVILTAALGRLLSPGALKLLGNTRLRRSMSLCSPLVAILLLAPSIQLSSEATFRSTMAKWTVFIVLFLAVLLLTISRLHFRRITQLVDRALGRKQVFWRRLIMNLCMLIALAMVVFMHDDPLYSALILVYAIYATLAVSFGNLQIPAAALRVVLALVRLIPHNYYGDDDSIGDKTNLAASLNIFYGMVLGQGILYLVACTLDIFTFIPRRSLARHGGFKGQLGMESINLYHGYVLEKCMERDALAPKKMSLSSFAMDSLNSDSPRMQLHGIRLMHNLLQTEPAKTKLLAKLTTSANTSARLINMLDWTRPRSASIRLFAAKVTAELAKGLRVVTTPGLIQNVSALLDCGNKVREGRNPLMDTDDEQEAMHDPVLNVSDSHEERCISVPDSGNLLETQDRSIQRVGTSGQSSEEPLAETDQDLLPALGMSILYNLAGCDQSNCEEIIRSTGLIPKIIGFTSYCRSDTAYTDTQGKVLVTSSLQLLHRLTSIKGEIGITLRHKVSKHAFVLRNLAKILEDCRSSQESRKLVAGILRNLAVDGNARQEIGCIQVIITRLMQEFLSLGRPSVTHADHVLRKVAGQALAMLAMESAHNSSVILNETGHVFIKELTTMIHDDRYRSVAASLLRSLCLHARPDLNESDLQAISYSVREVLERIMNAEGPELEILIGLSSEICKVIPEDFARELEHGYIKDRFVKRLVDALNANMEPSAHYPGIRRVILHQAINMIEHDPCYARCFSNCRMAEAVSTVEETASKAENYSIFLRDVGLMEHREPLTSLVVRIKQLLAVRPTQQPSST, from the exons ATGGCGCAGAGGTCTGGCGTCGAAGCTCCGGCTCGCCGCAGCGGCGGCAAGGCTGCTGCCGCAGCCCCGCCGGAGAAGGCGCTCAACTGCTGCGTGCGCTCCGTCGCGCTGGTCGAGAGGGCGGGCAACGCGCTCGGCACACTGGCGTTCACGTGGGCCACCGTCGTCCTGCTCGGCGGCTACCCCACGGTGCTCCGCCCAACCGACGACTTTTGGTTCGCGACGACCGTAGTCTTCCTTGAAGCGGCAAG GATGTTCAGCCGTAACAATAGACTAGATTACCAAGTATTCTTCCATACTAGAGGTGCTTTTACATCTCTTGGCTGGAAGGGGCTGGTCATCATCTTAAGCCTTTCCAATGTTCTGAATTACCTGTTCGTGATCTTGAAACATCTGAATGCTTCTCCAAAGTTCGGATATCGAAGAGATGTGGTTTTGAAACGACTGAATATTCTTAATATTGGCATGGTAATACTAACAGCTGCACTTGGGCGGCTTCTGTCTCCAGGAGCTCTGAAGTTACTAGGGAACACTCGGCTACGCCGTTCCATGTCGCTGTGTAGCCCCTTAGTTGCAATTCTTTTGCTGGCTCCCTCTATACAGTTGAGTTCTGAGGCCACTTTCAGAAGCACAATGGCCAAGTGGACAGTGTTCATTGTATTATTTTTAGCAGTGCTTCTCCTTACAATCAGCCGCCTACATTTCCGAAGAATCACCCAACTCGTTGATCGTGCTCTAGGAAGAAAACAAGTGTTTTGGCGCCGACTGATTATGAACTTGTGCATGCTTATTGCCCTAGCGATGGTGGTGTTCATGCATGATGATCCATTATATTCAGCTCTCATTCTGGTATATGCGATATATGCTACACTTGCTGTGTCATTTGGCAACTTGCAGATTCCGGCTGCAGCCTTACGTGTTGTGCTCGCACTAGTGCGTCTCATACCACACAACTACTATGGTGATGATGACAGCATCGGGGACAAGACAAACCTCGCGGCTTCTCTGAATATCTTCTATGGGATGGTCCTCGGCCAAGGGATACTTTACCTTGTGGCCTGCACGCTCGACATCTTCACATTCATCCCCCGGAGATCCCTCGCCCGTCACGGTGGATTCAAAGGTCAGCTGGGAATGGAATCTATCAATCTGTACCACGGGTATGTTCTGGAGAAATGCATGGAAAGGGATGCTCTTGCTCCAAAGAAGATGAGCCTCAGCAGCTTTGCCATGGATTCCCTGAACTCAGACTCACCCAGGATGCAGCTCCATGGGATCAGGTTAATGCACAACCTTCTGCAGACAGAGCCTGCTAAGACAAAGCTCCTCGCAAAGCTCACCACCTCTGCAAACACATCAGCTAGATTAATCAACATGCTGGACTGGACGCGTCCAAGGAGCGCTAGTATCAGATTGTTCGCCGCCAAGGTGACCGCCGAGCTTGCAAAGGGCCTCCGAGTGGTCACTACCCCTGGGTTAATTCAGAATGTATCTGCACTTCTTGATTGCGGTAACAAAGTGAGAGAAGGACGAAACCCACTTATGGACACAGATGATGAACAAGAGGCAATGCATGATCCAGTTCTGAATGTCTCTGACAGCCACGAGGAAAGGTGTATTTCAGTTCCAGACAGTGGTAACCTATTGGAAACACAAGATCGCTCAATCCAGCGAGTTGGCACCTCCGGACAGAGCTCTGAGGAGCCACTAGCAGAGACCGACCAGGATCTGCTCCCTGCTCTGGGAATGTCAATTCTTTACAATCTGGCTGGTTGTGATCAGAGCAACTGTGAGGAGATAATCAGATCAACCGGACTCATTCCAAAGATCATAGGATTCACAAGCTACTGTAGAAGCGACACGGCGTATACTGACACTCAAGGGAAGGTCCTTGTGACTTCATCACTACAGTTGTTGCACAGGCTCACAAGCATCAAGGGAGAAATCGGCATTACACTGCGGCACAAGGTATCGAAGCATGCCTTCGTCCTAAGAAACCTAGCAAAGATCCTCGAAGATTGCAGGAGCAGCCAAGAATCGAGGAAATTGGTGGCTGGAATCCTCAGAAACCTTGCTGTAGACGGGAACGCAAGGCAAGAGATTGGGTGCATCCAAGTGATCATTACGAGGCTGATGCAGGAATTTCTCAGCCTAGGCCGACCCTCAGTTACACATGCTGATCACGTGCTGCGAAAGGTCGCCGGGCAAGCgctggcaatgttggcaatggAGAGTGCGCATAACTCCTCGGTTATATTAAACGAAACAGGGCATGTGTTCATCAAGGAACTCACAACTATGATCCATGATGATAGGTATAGAAGTGTTGCTGCTAGTCTATTGCGGAGTTTGTGCTTACATGCTCGGCCTGACCTTAATGAGTCGGATCTGCAGGCAATATCTTACTCTGTTCGAGAG GTGCTGGAAAGAATAATGAATGCAGAGGGGCCGGAGCTAGAGATCCTTATCGGCCTTAGTTCAGAGATATGTAAAGTCATTCCTGAAGACTTTGCCCGAGAACTGGAGCATGGCTATATTAAGGACAGATTCGTCAAGAGGCTCGTCGATGCGCTGAATGCAAACATGGAACCCAGTGCTCACTACCCGGGGATCAGGAGGGTGATCCTCCATCAAGCCATAAACATGATAGAACACGATCCCTGTTATGCGAGATGTTTCAGCAATTGTCGCATGGCGGAGGCGGTGTCCACGGTGGAAGAGACGGCCTCAAAGGCTGAGAACTACTCCATCTTCCTGCGAGATGTTGGACTCATGGAGCACAGGGAGCCTCTCACGTCTCTCGTTGTGAGGATTAAGCAGCTGCTCGCCGTCCGTCCGACTCAGCAGCCATCAAGTACGTAG